A segment of the Macrobrachium nipponense isolate FS-2020 chromosome 1, ASM1510439v2, whole genome shotgun sequence genome:
TATCGGTCTCTCAAGACATaccaataattaagaaaataacgCTAACCAGTAACATACATTTCTCTGCCCACATTCATTAAATGCTAAAAATTACCAGTCAATTAACAAAGGTCAAGaaacaaaacagaataaaaagaatatttaaataacaaaaataagaaaaccgTGTTATTATGGAGAGAATCGCAATGCTATCAAGGTGCCCGTATCTCCAAACGCTGAGAGATAGTGGGGAAGAGAAaactatacatataagtatataaggAATTAACCATGGAGGAAGAGAGAAGTATGCATGCAAGTATACAAGGCTAATTAGCCACTGACCGTCAGTATCGGCTCAATGGAATTCAAGATCCATTCCAAACTGATACACTACTCCAATCTATGTGTACTGATAAGCTTTACATCTTATAAACATTAGGGTAAGCACTCACTGACGACGCTCAAATTTCTTGTGAATCATATGTCTAAGATGATGAGCAAATTGAGTTTATTTAGCTGAATCAGGGCTTATTATATTCAAGAAATTTTGATTAAGTGCATCTGTAATTTTCCAAGAGAATGGAAGTGTTAACACTACCGTAACTCATGTATACaaaagttatgttttttttttattcgcttaaTTCACCATTACTGTAAAGATCTGAGGTGGCTGCTGATCTACTGACTTTTTCCAGTTATGGGCGATGATTCTTACCTAAGCCAAAcagtttctttacagaaattagatcgtgaatactatatataccgagaaagagagagagagagagagagagagagagagagagagagagagagagagagagagaatatgtgcattagatgtttattgaatattagttatattcaattatttgaaataaattaattcatatcTATAGCTAAATTGCAACAAAACTTTGAGAAATGCAAAAACCCTTTGCAGTGCTTGCTCTTTGACCTATATCAGGTCGATGACATTAGTTCGAAGACATCAAATTTTTCGACATTTAAAGAACCTGTTCAGGCATCATTATAATTTTCTCTGGTTTTGAGTGTTTATCCTGTATGCCTATCAGATGGAAAGTAAAAAGCGAGTGAAAAACCACACAACACACTCAAAGAACATTGGCGTGAAGCAATAGATTCTGAAGTAGcttacaaaaacatatatatgtgtatctatctatctacggtGGAACTTTAATACTATGTTCATCATGACCTTTCCCAGTTTagtattgacttatatttaaaatatcgATTTCTATAGTgttcatacaaacagacaaacaaacacatgaaaagacattatttcatatatatatatatatagtatatatatatatatatatatatagatatataatatatatatatatatatatatatatatatatatatatacacatacacacacacacacacacacacacacacacgatatatatatatatatatatatatatatatatatatatatatatatatatatatatatatatatatatatatacatatacacacacacacacacacacatatatatatatattatatatatatatatatatatatatatatatatatatattatatatatataatatattataaagaaagagagagagacatacctgCATATATGGATACATTGTGGCTTTTATTATATAACTTTTATAGGTATTTGATGTAtatatggtactatatatatatatatatatatatatatatatatatatatatatatatatatatatatatatatattcttataatgtagtttggaatgcaattataattgtggtgaTATGATTAGTTCAcatcagaacctgtgtatcatgttatgaaatgtatgttttctgtgttcagattcccaaatttaaagataacatgtgctaagtaatcccacttttcattttgaagtaacgTAAGACCGAGCGTAAGTGCTCATATGTGAGCCTCTGTGAAGAGGTTGtattcacactttgagaatgtcttagctaagctgatttctttatcggcgcaaacaagtgcgtaagacctcccaggccgcactgttattcaaccccttgaagatagatgagttaagctaatttaTTATCGTCCCGGTCGGGCCTGTAACGGAACAAAGAGCCTTGTTCTTTCTGCTCAATAACCCTTTAGAGATGACGTAGTGTTTTCGTTTTGCTAACCGCCCCATATGCCATATACACTTACTGGGATAGAGAACcttattcattcacttttgaGACGTGGTGGCGTGCGTTAGAGAGTttaagattgctctctctctctctctcgcttgctcggttgcgaggctgtttcagtaacttaacgtaacaagctggtcactcatttcttagtaaaatatgtgttgtttgtggaatctgaacatagtattatttctgttagttttgtgaaggcgcccacaaaaatagtgaaaaagtgtaaaattattACAGGTAATCGTGCTCTTGGCTGTCATGGCCGTTGCCTCAGCTGACTCTGTCCCATCCTATCGTGCTCCAGCTCCATCCTACCATGCTCCTGCTCCCGCAGTAAGTTTAAATCCTTTATCTTGTGATATGATTAAGACGCAAAGCTATCAGGTTTATCTTACTTCTCTTgctgaaaaataaaactgatattaTAACTTTTCAGGGCAAATCATCTGTATCTGAATGATAAGACTATAAAGAGTTTACCTTTGATTATCAGGGACCAGCTCAGTACAACTTCAACTACGCCGTGAAGGACGACTACTCAGGAAACGACTTCGGACACGAGGAAGGTCGCAATGGATATGACACCCAAGGCAGCTATTACGTGCAGCTCCCCGACGGTCGACTCCAGAAGGTGGATTATGTCGTGAAGGGCGACTCAGGTTTCTTGGCTCAAGTTAACTACCAGGGCGAGGCTCAGTATCCCAAGTATCAGCCTTCTCAGGGATACCAACCTGCGCCAAAAGTAGGATACGCTTAAGGACATTACTGCATTCCCACGCGGCAATTGATACTTAGGATTTCATGATTGAATATGTTACCATTGAGAGTGacacgtttttatttattgtgtatataaacgacttatgaataaaaaattgtaagagAGGTTAGTTTGTCTTTATAAAAGAATTATCACAAAACtctctttgttaatttattagtTAGTAATTGTTGTGTCTTTTCGTTGGTTTCATATCTAGActagaaaataatagataaaagttATTCATTTAATCAGTAAGTCTACTGTAAATGACAAAGCCAATAAActctattttctttagatatctTTCTTGTGATGCTGTGTATTGCCTACGCCATCCTTGACAATGATAAAACAGCTTCCAGTGTAAAGTTATTTGATATGTGAAGCAGAGTCCTTAAATCTACTTTTTTAAGTACAACTATGACAATGCCTCTGAGATGTCTACTGTATCATGCAAACAAAATCTTCTTTCCCAACGTTACATTAATGGGACAGTTGCCTGaagcgccttctccactgcatgCATCAGACATAGTccattgtttggcaaagggttttTTAAGACCGCATGCccatgctgtcatcaaccacagttattggaggtgggcttcgcctttgactaaaaagtccacctgcaagaatAGCAGTTTAAACAGTTATTGACATTGGGGCTAGActtttcttaaaaagtaagactgcaagccagCCGCTATCCTTAGGTGCCTTTTACGACCCGCAGAATCTACAGTGGCAGTATTCCTACACCGCTACCACAGAGTCTTATCACGCAAACGAAAGCAGGTTTCTAAAACCAAACATTTTATAAGGAACGCAACTGCAGGTTAGACAGAGAACAACTTGTACTATGGATAGAAATCATGCGAGAGCATATATCGGTCTCTCAAGACATaccaataattaggaaaatgacGCTAACCAGTAACATACATTTCTCTGCCCACATTCATTAAATGCTAAAAATTGCCAATCAATTAACAAAGGTCAAGaaacaaaacagaataaaaagaatatttaaataacaaaaaaaagaaaaccgtGTTATTATGGAGAGAATCGCAATGCTATCAAGGTGCCCTTTATCTCCAAACGCTGAGAGATAGTGGGGAAGAGAAaactatacatataagtatataagtaatTAACCATGGAGGAAGAGAGAAGTATGCATGCAAGTATACAAGGCTAATTAGCCACTGACCGTCAGTAACGGCTCAACGGAATTCAAGATCCATTCCAAACTGATACACTACTCCGATCTATGTGTACTGATAAGCTTTACATCTTATAAACATTAGGGTAAGCATTTACTGATGACGCTGTTTTCTTGTGAAACGTATGTCTAAAATAATGAGCAAAATGAGTTTATTTAGCTGGTTCGGGGCTTATTATATTCAAGAAATTTTGATTAAGTATATCTGTAATTTTCCAAGATAATGGAAGTGTTAACACTACCGTAACTCATGTATACAAaagttatgtttttcttttattcgctTGATTCACCATTACTGTAAAGATCTGAAATGGCAGCTGATCTACTGACTTTTCCCAGTTACGGGCGATGATTCTAACCAAAGCCAAACAGTCTCTTTACAGAAATTAGATCGTGAATACTATAtataacgaaagagagagagagagagagagagagagagagagagagagagagagagagagagagagagaaggagagagagaatatgtgcaTTATATGTGTATTGAATGTTAGTTatattccattatttgaaataaattaattcatatcTATAGCTATATTGCAACAAAACTTTGAGAAATGCAAAAACCCTTTGCAGTGCTTGCTCTTTGACCTATATCAGGTCGATGACATCAGTTCGATGAcatcaaatttttcaaaatttacagAACCTGTTCAGGCATCATTATGTatattaagatttatattttaaaacacaaaaaaattaaaaccatatttaaaagagagataaaaagtaAGGAGAAATATTAAATGGCATAGAGCCAACCTTGTCAGTAGGAGACAAATAGAGAAAATGAggtttgaaaagaaaaacaaaagcattaTTATTGCCACAGATATAGAGGAACAGCCGATGTCTGAGTTTTCAATTCGGAACAATCTGTTTTACCAGGGATGAAAGTCGTCCAATTATGCAGAAATGTCTGCTTTCAATGGAAGTTTTATAAAATTTCCTATGACTTCTAATGTGACTTCTAGTATCCGAGTCGTTGATGATAAAATCAGCTTGTTCGGAAATTGAACGCTCAGAATTCGGCTGTTCCTCTATACCTGTAGCATTAAGAATGCTTTTGTTGTTTTACTTctcttttgaaacctaatttctTGTATTTGTGTCGAACTGACAGGTTGTCTCTATAGCTTTtatcgtttttgtttatttatttatttattttctaaatatgttttaaaatataaCTCTTGATTATAAGAATATCTTTACTTCTCTATCACATTTTCTACATGTTTCAATTAATTACACGGTGCACTTTatgtaaaatttcaatttttaagTCGAGTGTCGTTTTTCATGTTCTAACTTTGTCTTTCTGTACATTTTCTGTAGTTTCTATTGTcaatgtcttgttttttttttattatttcaatagacCCTGATGGCGTAATAATGAATTATGAAACGTGGGGAATAAACATGTAACCTTATAACTAAccaagggttatatatatatatagtatatatatattatatatatatatatatatatatatctatatatatatatgatatatatatatatatctttttacttACATATTGGCGTGTGTGTGCATGATACAATATCACAACTATactcacatgaatatatatatatatatagatatatatatatatatatatatatatatatatatatatatatctattatatagtatgtatatatataaatatatatatatatatatatatatatatatatatatatatattatatatatatataaacgaataaagaattatttagaattcttatttcatttcatgAGATAAAAACTaaatcataatattcttttaagGATGACTAGATATATACCTAGATATCTTCCCATAAGCTgtacataaaagaaattatcttTTGCAGAACGttattaaaaggtaaaaaattgtaaaaaaatcgaATGAGATAATGATCAATCTAAATTTTTGCAAATATCAAAGAACCTGATAAAAATTTGTCCAAGCCAAAGATATTGCTTTAGGGCTGCCTGAAGTTGCCCCTAGTGACCAGTTCAACTCTACTGAAATTTGTGTTTCCCCGACATTTTCTAATTCCCCAGTAACCGTTgatgtaattttttcatttgtcaGTCTGTCCGTGAGCACAAATAAATAACTGAGTAATACCAGGTATATAATAGGAAAGTTAGGGGCGTGGCTCTGGTTTTTTGTTGGCCtactttatattgtatatataaccaATGGGCTGCCAACCACTGCATTCAGTTCCCTCTCTCTAGGTTCCCGAACAACATGGCTCTAACAGTAAGgaaatctattatttttctttaatggacTGTGAAAGTATTTGAAACAATTTTGCCTTTATTAACTGTAAATAATACTAATTTGGTACACATTACAGTAATAGGAAAATTCGCCATTTGTAATTGTACTGGATTGATCGTTTCTTATCCACAGGAAATCTAATATGTGTAATCAATGGTAAAAATGTAATCATTTGCGTGTATAAATTTTCTTAAATCATTACTCTATTCACCAATAAACATTTGCTCTAAAAAGCTGAGAACTGAAATAGCAAACTTGAAGGGCAATAGGCAACAAATACGCTCAGAAAgaatacactaacacacacacacatatatatatatatatatatatatatatatatatatatatatatatatatatatatatatatatatatactatatatattatatatatatatattatatatatatatatatctatatatatatatatattatatatatttatatatatatatatatatatatatatatatatatatatatatatatatatatatatatatctatatatatatatatatatatatatatatatatatatatatgtataatatatatatatatatatatatatatatatatatatatatatatatatatatatatatattatatatatatatatatatatatatatattatatatatatatatatatatatatatatactatatatatatatatatatatatatatatatatatatatatatatatatatatatatatatatatatatatatatatatatatatatatatatatatagatatatatattatatatatatatatatatatatatatatatatatatgtatatatatatatatagatatatattatatatatatatatatatattatatatatatatatatatatatatatatatgatattatatctatattatataataatatatatataatatatatatagatatatatatatatatatatatatatatattagatatatatatatatatatatatatatatatattatattatatatatatatatatactatatatatatataattatatatatatatatatatatatatattatatatatagaatatatatatatatatatatatatatatatatagatatatatatatatataatatattatatatatatatatatatacatataatatatatataatatatatatatatatatataatatatatatatatatatatatatatatacatatatatatatatatatatatatatatatatatatatatatatatatatatatatctatatatatatatatatatatatatatatatatatatatattactaatatatatatatatatatatatatatatatatatatattcatacatagcatcattTGGAGTGAAAAAAGTGTCCCTCTCCTGAGAGGCATTCCTGTGGAATTTTAGATTGCAAAGCGAATTTTTCTGattgcttttaaatttttaataatgattttgtaTTATTACAGGTAATCGTGCTCTTGGCTGTCATGGCCGTTGCCTCAGCTGACTCTGTCCCATCCTATCGTGCTCCAGCTCCATCCTACCATGCTCCTGCTCCCGCAGTTAGTTTCAATCCTTTATCTTGTGATATGATTAAGACGCAAAGCTATCAGGTTTATCCTACTTCTCTTGCTGTAAAGAAAAACTGATATGATAACTTTTCAGGGCAAAACATTTGTATCTGAATGATAAGACTATAAAGAGTTTACCTTTGATTATCAGGGACCAGCTCAGTACAACTTTTCAACTACGCCCCGTGAAGGACGAACTACTCAGGAAACGAACTTCGGACACGAGGAAGGTCGCAATGGATACGACACCCAAGGCAGCTATTACGTGCAGCTCCCCGACGGTCGACTCCAGAAGGTGGATTATGTCGTGAAGGGCGACTCAGGTTTCTTGGCTCAAGTTAACTACCAGGGCGAGGCTCAGTATCCCAAGTATCAGCCTTCTCAGGGATACCAACCTGCGCCAAAAGTAGGATACGCTTAAGGACATTACTGCATTCCTACGCGGCAATTGATACTTAGGATTTCATGATTGAATTTGTTACCACTGAGAGTGacacgtttttatttattgtgtatataaacgacttatgaataaaatattgtaaGAGAGGTTAGTTtgtcttcataaaaaaattatcacaaaactctctctttgttaatttattatttagtaATTGTTGTGTCTTTTCGTTGGTTTCATATCTAGActagaaaataatagataaaagttATTCATTTAATCAGTAAATCTACGGTAAATGACAAAGCCAATGAACTCTATTTTCTTCCGATATCTTTCTTGTGATGCTGTGTATTGCCTACGCCATCCTTGACAATGATAAAACAGTTTCCAGTGTAAAGTTATATGATATGTGAGTCCTTAAATCTACTTTTTTAAGTACAACTATGGCAATACCTCTGAGATATCTACTGTATCAGGCAAACAAAATCTTCTTTCCCAACGTTATCCATACATTAATGGGACAGTTACCTGaagcgccttctccactgcatgCATCAGGCATAGTccattgtttggcaaagggttttTTTAAGACCGCATGCccatgctgtcatcaaccacagttattgggggtgggcttcgcctttgactaaaaagtccacctgcaataATAGCAGTTTACACAGTTATTGACATTGGGGCTAGCCTTttcctaaaaagtaagactgcaagacagaaTCTACGGTGGCAGTATTCTTACACCGGTACCACAGAGTCTTATCACGCAAACAAAATGCAGGTTTCTAAAACCAAAAATTTTATAAGGAACGCAACCGCAGGTTAGACAGAGAACAACTTGTACTATGGATAGAAATCATACGAGAACATATATCGGTCTCTCAAGACATaccaataattaggaaaatgacGCTAACCAGTCACATACATTTCTCTGCCCACATTCATTAAATGCTAAAAATTACCAGTCAATTAACAAAGGTCAAGaaacaaaacagaataaaaagaatatttaaataacaaaaataagaaaaccgTGTTATTATGGAGAGAATCGCAATGCTATCAAGGTGCTCGTATCTCCAAACGCTGAGAGATAGTGGGGAAGAGAAaactatacatataagtatataagtaattaaaaatatCCATTCCAAACTGATACACTACTCCAATCTATGTGTACTGATAAGCTTTACATCTTATAAACATTAGGGTAAGCACTCACTGATGACGCTGTTTTCTTGTGAAACGTATGTCTAAGATGATgagcaaaattaatttatttatctgaaTCAGGGCTTATTATATTCAAGAAATTTTGATAAAGTATATCTGTAATTTTCCA
Coding sequences within it:
- the LOC135219267 gene encoding pro-resilin-like, which codes for MALTVIVLLAVMAVASADSVPSYRAPAPSYHAPAPAGPAQYNFSTTPREGRTTQETNFGHEEGRNGYDTQGSYYVQLPDGRLQKVDYVVKGDSGFLAQVNYQGEAQYPKYQPSQGYQPAPKVGYA
- the LOC135219282 gene encoding cuticle protein 19.8-like — its product is MAVASADSVPSYRAPAPSYHAPAPAGPAQYNFNYAVKDDYSGNDFGHEEGRNGYDTQGSYYVQLPDGRLQKVDYVVKGDSGFLAQVNYQGEAQYPKYQPSQGYQPAPKVGYA